From a region of the Tenggerimyces flavus genome:
- the glmS gene encoding glutamine--fructose-6-phosphate transaminase (isomerizing) has translation MCGIVGYVGPAEAVGVVIEGLRRLEYRGYDSAGVAVPDQDGIQLRKRAGKLANLVQALDEEPLPASSTAMGHTRWATHGAPTDPNAHPHLDCEGRIAVVHNGIIENFATLRAQLEADGHKLASETDTEVVAHLLEDATERANGDLAAAMRDVCRQLHGAFTLVAVDATQPDLIVAARRNSPLVVGRGQGQNFLASDVAAFIAHTREAIELGQDQVVSITADEIVVTDFHGELAETKDYTVDWDVSAAEKGGHDYFMLKEIAEQPQAVADTLLGRLTEAGDIVLDEVRLTDQDLRDVDKVFIVACGTSYHAGMVAKYAIEHWTRLPCEVELASEFRYRDPVLDRSTLIIAISQSGETMDTLMAIRHAKEQKARVLAICNANGSTIPRESDAVLYTHAGPEIAVASTKAFLTQLAACYLVGLHLAHVRGIKYADEVAAVVAQLQAMPGKVEQVLETMEPVRELARQIADSRSVLFIGRHVGFPVALEGALKLKELAYMHAEGFAAGELKHGPIALIDKGTPVVCVVPSPAGRGVMHDKVVSNIQEVRARGARTIVIAEEGDVAVEPYADHLIRVPRTPTVLAPLVTVVPLQVLACEIAAARGNDVDQPRNLAKSVTVE, from the coding sequence ATGTGTGGAATCGTCGGATACGTCGGCCCCGCGGAAGCGGTCGGCGTCGTGATCGAGGGCCTTCGCCGCCTGGAGTACCGCGGGTACGACAGCGCGGGCGTGGCCGTTCCCGACCAGGACGGCATCCAGCTGCGCAAACGCGCCGGCAAGCTGGCGAACCTGGTGCAGGCCCTCGACGAGGAGCCGCTGCCGGCGTCCAGTACGGCAATGGGCCACACCAGATGGGCCACGCACGGAGCGCCGACGGACCCGAACGCGCACCCGCACCTCGACTGCGAGGGCCGGATCGCGGTGGTCCACAACGGGATCATCGAGAACTTCGCCACCCTGCGCGCCCAGCTCGAGGCCGACGGGCACAAGCTCGCCTCCGAGACCGACACCGAGGTCGTCGCGCACCTGCTCGAGGACGCGACCGAGCGCGCGAACGGCGACCTCGCCGCCGCCATGCGCGACGTCTGCCGCCAGCTGCACGGCGCGTTCACGCTCGTCGCGGTCGACGCCACCCAGCCTGACCTCATCGTCGCCGCCCGCCGCAACTCCCCGCTCGTCGTGGGCCGCGGCCAGGGACAGAACTTCCTCGCCTCCGACGTCGCGGCGTTCATCGCCCACACGCGCGAGGCGATCGAGCTCGGCCAGGACCAGGTCGTCTCGATCACCGCCGACGAGATCGTCGTCACTGACTTCCACGGCGAACTCGCCGAGACCAAGGACTACACGGTCGACTGGGACGTGTCTGCCGCAGAGAAGGGCGGCCACGACTACTTCATGCTGAAGGAGATCGCCGAGCAGCCGCAGGCGGTCGCCGACACGTTGCTCGGCCGGCTCACCGAGGCGGGCGACATCGTTCTGGACGAGGTGCGCCTCACCGACCAGGACCTGCGCGACGTCGACAAGGTGTTCATCGTCGCGTGTGGCACGTCGTACCACGCCGGCATGGTCGCGAAGTACGCGATCGAGCACTGGACGCGGCTCCCCTGCGAGGTCGAGCTGGCGAGTGAGTTCCGCTATCGCGACCCGGTGCTCGACCGTTCCACGCTGATCATCGCGATCTCGCAGTCCGGCGAGACGATGGACACGTTGATGGCGATCCGGCACGCGAAGGAGCAGAAGGCGCGCGTGCTCGCGATCTGCAACGCGAACGGATCGACGATCCCGCGCGAGTCCGACGCCGTGCTCTACACCCACGCTGGTCCGGAGATCGCGGTCGCGTCGACGAAGGCGTTCCTGACCCAGCTCGCCGCCTGCTACCTGGTCGGTCTGCACCTCGCGCACGTTCGCGGCATCAAGTACGCCGACGAGGTCGCGGCCGTCGTCGCGCAGCTGCAGGCGATGCCGGGCAAGGTCGAGCAGGTGCTGGAGACGATGGAGCCGGTACGCGAGCTCGCGCGACAGATCGCGGACTCCCGTTCGGTGCTGTTCATCGGCCGGCACGTGGGCTTCCCGGTGGCTTTGGAAGGTGCGCTGAAGCTCAAGGAGCTCGCGTACATGCACGCCGAGGGCTTCGCCGCCGGCGAGCTGAAGCACGGGCCGATCGCGCTGATCGACAAGGGCACGCCGGTCGTGTGCGTCGTTCCGTCGCCCGCGGGGCGCGGCGTGATGCACGACAAGGTCGTCTCGAACATCCAGGAAGTGCGTGCGCGCGGTGCCCGGACGATCGTGATCGCGGAGGAGGGTGACGTCGCGGTCGAGCCGTACGCGGACCACCTGATCCGCGTGCCGCGGACGCCCACCGTGCTGGCGCCGCTCGTCACGGTGGTGCCGCTGCAGGTGCTCGCCTGCGAGATCGCTGCCGCCCGCGGCAACGACGTCGACCAGCCGCGCAACCTGGCGAAGAGCGTCACCGTCGAGTAG